From Pseudonocardia autotrophica, one genomic window encodes:
- a CDS encoding flavin-containing monooxygenase, with protein MTTSPSTDSDTTAVEQLDAVVLGAGVAGLYQLHQLREQGLNVRAFDAAGDVGGTWWWNRYPGARFDSEAYIYQYLFDEKLYTDWSWSEKFPGQPEIERWLHYVTDRLDLRRDITFNTKITSAHYDEDRGRWTVRTDAGHVIDTQFFVSCAGMLSAPLTDQFEGQDSFAGQLVYTSSYPADGLDVTGKRVGVVGIGATGIQVIQTIAPDVGHLTVFARTPQYVLPMKNPSYGPAEQAAYKARFAELKATIPHTFTGFEYDFEHAWADCTPEQRLEILENTYQDGSLKLWLAGFGEMFFSEEVSEEISEFVRDKMRERLRDQHLIDVLVPTDYGFGTHRVPLENGYLEVYHQHNVDLIGVQDNPIARILPGGIELTDGAVVELDVIILATGFDAGTGALTRIDIRGRDGRSLAEEWGRDIRTTMGLAKHGYPNLLTTAVPLAPSAALCNMTTCLQQQTEWITRAIRDLRVEGKSTIEPTERGEEAWVAHHEETAGATIVVNTTSWYLGSNVPGKPRRLLSYIGGVGTYRQHCEKEAADGYPAFERR; from the coding sequence ATGACGACATCTCCGTCCACCGATTCCGACACGACCGCCGTCGAGCAGCTCGACGCGGTGGTCCTGGGCGCCGGCGTCGCCGGGCTCTACCAGCTGCACCAGCTGCGTGAGCAAGGGCTGAACGTGCGCGCCTTCGACGCCGCGGGCGACGTCGGAGGCACCTGGTGGTGGAATCGCTACCCCGGCGCGCGGTTCGACTCCGAGGCCTACATCTATCAGTACCTGTTCGACGAGAAGCTCTACACCGACTGGAGCTGGAGCGAGAAGTTCCCCGGCCAGCCGGAGATCGAGCGGTGGCTGCACTACGTCACCGACCGGCTCGACCTGCGCCGTGACATCACCTTCAACACGAAGATCACCAGTGCGCACTACGACGAGGACCGGGGTCGCTGGACCGTCCGCACCGATGCCGGGCACGTCATCGACACACAGTTCTTCGTCAGCTGTGCCGGGATGCTGTCGGCACCACTGACCGACCAGTTCGAGGGGCAGGACTCGTTCGCCGGGCAGCTGGTCTACACCTCGTCGTACCCGGCGGACGGCCTCGACGTGACCGGGAAGCGGGTCGGGGTCGTCGGGATCGGCGCCACCGGTATCCAGGTGATCCAGACCATCGCGCCGGACGTCGGGCACCTGACCGTCTTCGCACGGACCCCGCAGTACGTGCTGCCGATGAAGAACCCGAGCTACGGGCCGGCGGAGCAGGCGGCGTACAAGGCGCGGTTCGCCGAGCTGAAGGCGACCATCCCGCACACCTTCACCGGGTTCGAGTACGACTTCGAGCACGCCTGGGCGGACTGCACGCCCGAGCAGCGGCTCGAGATCCTGGAGAACACCTACCAGGACGGCTCGCTGAAGCTGTGGCTGGCCGGATTCGGGGAGATGTTCTTCTCCGAGGAGGTGTCCGAGGAGATCTCGGAGTTCGTGCGGGACAAGATGCGCGAACGGCTGCGTGATCAGCACCTGATCGATGTCCTGGTGCCGACCGACTACGGCTTCGGCACCCACCGGGTACCCCTGGAGAACGGTTACCTGGAGGTCTACCACCAGCACAACGTCGATCTGATCGGTGTGCAGGACAACCCGATCGCCCGGATCCTTCCCGGCGGGATCGAGCTCACCGACGGCGCCGTCGTGGAGCTGGACGTGATCATCCTGGCGACCGGGTTCGACGCCGGCACCGGTGCGCTGACCCGGATCGACATCCGCGGCCGGGACGGCCGGTCGCTGGCCGAGGAGTGGGGCCGCGACATCCGGACCACGATGGGATTGGCCAAGCACGGCTACCCGAACCTGCTGACCACCGCCGTCCCGCTGGCGCCGTCGGCGGCGCTCTGCAACATGACGACCTGCCTGCAGCAGCAGACCGAGTGGATCACCCGGGCGATCCGGGACCTGCGGGTCGAGGGCAAGTCGACGATCGAGCCGACCGAGCGAGGTGAGGAAGCCTGGGTCGCCCATCACGAGGAGACCGCGGGCGCCACCATCGTCGTCAACACGACGTCCTGGTACCTGGGCTCCAACGTGCCGGGGAAGCCGCGCCGGCTGCTGTCCTACATCGGTGGCGTCGGCACCTACCGGCAGCACTGCGAGAAGGAGGCGGCGGACGGCTATCCGGCCTTCGAACGCCGGTGA
- a CDS encoding thermonuclease family protein, translated as MLLTASVAGGLLTGCDAARATVSRVVDGDTIDVVVDGREQRIRLLNIDTPETVHPDEDVQCLGPEASAHLASLLPAGTEVEVLTDEETTDRYDRVLAGIRLDDGRLVNAEMARAGLALPMQVGANDRFLPEVEQAHAEAVAAGHGLYDPEIECTVPGQVTAVEAAVAGLPALGGSSTADQADTAAAGAAAVAATALALRSALGSDAPRDGLVWAAFRDRDDRPAMAQRVGTAAGTAEERADGHRAKARELRTPPPPPPAPPAPTSGSRPSAGAGGGTASTPRQSPATRQRPEPAPAPAPAPAPAPAARDSGDSGGSGGPPGYTGPRCYAPGGKTWKPC; from the coding sequence ATGCTGCTGACGGCCTCGGTGGCGGGCGGGCTGCTCACCGGGTGCGATGCGGCGCGGGCCACCGTGTCCCGAGTGGTCGACGGCGACACCATCGACGTCGTCGTCGACGGCCGGGAGCAGCGGATCCGGCTGCTCAACATCGACACCCCGGAGACCGTGCATCCCGACGAGGACGTGCAGTGCCTCGGACCCGAGGCATCCGCGCATCTCGCGTCGCTGCTGCCGGCCGGGACCGAGGTCGAGGTCCTCACCGACGAGGAGACGACCGACCGGTACGACCGGGTGCTCGCCGGGATCCGGCTCGACGACGGCCGCCTGGTGAACGCGGAGATGGCCCGCGCGGGCCTGGCCCTGCCGATGCAGGTGGGCGCCAACGACCGCTTCCTGCCGGAGGTCGAGCAGGCCCACGCCGAGGCGGTCGCCGCGGGCCACGGCCTCTACGACCCGGAGATCGAGTGCACCGTGCCCGGCCAGGTCACGGCCGTCGAGGCGGCTGTCGCGGGCCTGCCCGCACTCGGCGGGTCGAGTACCGCGGATCAGGCCGACACGGCCGCCGCCGGAGCGGCCGCGGTCGCCGCGACGGCACTCGCACTGCGCTCCGCGCTCGGCTCCGACGCGCCACGCGACGGGCTGGTGTGGGCCGCGTTCCGCGACCGGGACGACCGCCCGGCGATGGCGCAGCGGGTGGGAACGGCCGCGGGAACCGCCGAGGAGCGGGCCGACGGTCACCGGGCGAAGGCCCGGGAGCTGCGCACTCCGCCGCCTCCGCCGCCCGCACCACCCGCCCCCACCAGCGGCTCGCGTCCCTCGGCGGGAGCCGGCGGCGGTACCGCGAGCACACCCCGGCAGTCGCCGGCCACCCGGCAACGGCCCGAGCCGGCGCCCGCTCCTGCCCCGGCGCCCGCGCCTGCCCCGGCGGCACGCGACTCCGGCGACTCCGGTGGGTCCGGCGGTCCGCCCGGATACACCGGGCCACGCTGCTACGCGCCCGGCGGGAAGACCTGGAAGCCCTGCTGA
- a CDS encoding ammonium transporter: MPAADLAWLLAAFALVLLMFPGLALFYGGMTSSKNALNMIMMVLSTLGIASVLYVLVGHSMVSGNSVGGLGLIGNPVEYLGFAGVHDDTGSGGPEDVFWAAFFILFAAITIAIVASGAAGRMKFSAWLVFAPVWLTLVYFPLAHWVFAADDAEAGVVGGWMLNSLQMHDYAGGTAVHMNAGVAALALALVLGKRRNQAERPHSLPLVVLGAGILWFGWMGFNGGTAGGANFLAQYVVLTTLLAGAAGMAGFCLVERLRDGHATTLGLASGMISGLVAITPSADAVNSIGALLVGFAGGAIVAWACTWKKRLGIDETLDAFAVHGVGGIVGTVCVILFAASNAPAGLTGILFGGSWDIVWREIVAITVTCVYSFGMTYLIAWGLDRTMGLRVDDETELEGLDVTVHAESAYDFERGSRMGSGLSTTAVPDVSGTPGASEESRSSPAAT, translated from the coding sequence GTGCCCGCAGCAGATCTCGCGTGGTTGCTCGCCGCCTTCGCGCTGGTCCTCCTGATGTTCCCCGGCCTGGCGCTGTTCTACGGCGGAATGACCAGCAGCAAGAACGCCCTCAACATGATCATGATGGTGCTGAGCACGCTCGGTATCGCGTCCGTGCTCTACGTCCTCGTCGGGCACAGCATGGTCTCCGGCAACTCGGTCGGCGGCCTCGGCCTGATCGGTAACCCGGTCGAGTACCTCGGCTTCGCCGGCGTGCACGACGACACCGGTTCCGGTGGCCCGGAGGACGTGTTCTGGGCGGCCTTCTTCATCCTGTTCGCCGCGATCACGATCGCCATCGTGGCCAGCGGTGCGGCCGGGCGGATGAAGTTCTCCGCGTGGCTCGTGTTCGCGCCGGTCTGGCTCACCCTCGTCTACTTCCCGCTCGCGCACTGGGTGTTCGCCGCCGACGACGCGGAAGCGGGCGTCGTCGGGGGCTGGATGCTCAACAGCCTCCAGATGCACGACTACGCCGGCGGCACCGCCGTGCACATGAACGCCGGTGTGGCGGCGCTGGCGCTGGCCCTGGTGCTCGGGAAGCGACGCAACCAGGCCGAACGCCCGCACAGCCTGCCGCTGGTCGTGCTCGGCGCGGGCATCCTGTGGTTCGGCTGGATGGGCTTCAACGGCGGCACGGCGGGCGGCGCGAACTTCCTCGCCCAGTACGTCGTACTGACCACGCTGCTCGCCGGCGCCGCGGGCATGGCCGGATTCTGCCTGGTCGAGCGCCTGCGCGACGGTCACGCCACCACCCTCGGGCTCGCCTCCGGGATGATCTCCGGGCTGGTCGCGATCACCCCGTCCGCGGACGCCGTCAACTCGATCGGCGCGCTCCTGGTCGGCTTCGCCGGTGGTGCGATCGTCGCCTGGGCGTGCACCTGGAAGAAGCGGCTGGGCATCGACGAGACGCTCGACGCGTTCGCCGTGCACGGCGTCGGCGGTATCGTGGGCACCGTCTGCGTGATCCTGTTCGCCGCCTCGAACGCCCCGGCCGGGCTGACCGGGATCCTGTTCGGCGGCAGCTGGGACATCGTCTGGCGCGAGATCGTCGCCATCACGGTGACGTGTGTGTACTCGTTCGGGATGACCTATCTGATCGCCTGGGGCCTGGACCGGACGATGGGGCTGCGGGTCGACGACGAGACCGAGCTGGAAGGTCTCGACGTCACCGTGCACGCGGAGAGCGCCTACGACTTCGAGCGGGGCAGCCGGATGGGCAGCGGCCTCAGCACGACCGCGGTGCCCGATGTGTCCGGGACTCCGGGGGCCTCGGAGGAGTCACGGAGCAGCCCCGCCGCCACCTGA
- a CDS encoding NADPH:quinone oxidoreductase family protein, which yields MRAVQVVELDGPSAVRVNDVEPPARGAGEVLIDVAAAGVNFPDVLLTRGQYQYRPEPPFTLGSECAGTVREAEPGSRFAPGDRVVAFTMSGVFAETVSVPESTVLPLPDEVGFAEGACLPMNYLTAHFTLELRGGLKAGETVLVQGAAGGVGTAVVQLAAALGATVIGVASTEAKAEVAKRAGAAHTVGVDGFKDAVKEITGGAGVDMVVDPVGGDRFTDSLRSLAPLGRLMVVGFTAGDIPTVKVNRLLLNNIDVRGVGWGAYALARDGFVGAEWDALVPHLRSGALLPLISERFGLDDAGSALSRIDDRVVTGKVVLEV from the coding sequence GTGCGCGCAGTGCAGGTCGTCGAGCTGGACGGGCCGTCCGCGGTCCGGGTCAACGATGTGGAGCCGCCGGCGCGCGGCGCGGGCGAGGTGCTGATCGACGTCGCCGCCGCCGGGGTCAACTTCCCGGATGTCCTGCTCACCCGTGGGCAGTACCAGTACCGGCCGGAGCCGCCGTTCACGCTCGGTTCCGAGTGTGCGGGCACGGTCCGCGAGGCGGAGCCGGGCAGCCGGTTCGCGCCCGGCGACCGGGTCGTCGCCTTCACGATGTCGGGCGTGTTCGCCGAGACCGTCTCGGTCCCCGAGTCCACCGTCCTCCCGCTGCCCGACGAGGTCGGCTTCGCCGAGGGCGCCTGCCTGCCGATGAACTACCTCACCGCGCACTTCACCCTGGAGCTGCGGGGTGGTCTGAAGGCGGGGGAGACGGTACTGGTCCAGGGCGCGGCCGGTGGTGTCGGCACCGCCGTCGTCCAGCTCGCGGCCGCACTCGGCGCGACCGTGATCGGTGTCGCCTCCACCGAGGCCAAGGCCGAGGTGGCGAAACGCGCCGGGGCGGCGCACACCGTCGGCGTCGACGGGTTCAAGGACGCGGTCAAGGAGATCACCGGCGGAGCGGGCGTCGACATGGTCGTCGACCCGGTCGGCGGAGACCGGTTCACCGACTCGCTGCGCAGCCTCGCCCCGCTGGGCAGGCTGATGGTCGTCGGGTTCACCGCGGGGGACATCCCGACGGTGAAGGTGAACCGGCTGCTGCTGAACAACATCGACGTCCGCGGTGTCGGCTGGGGTGCCTACGCGCTGGCCCGGGACGGGTTCGTCGGCGCCGAGTGGGACGCGCTGGTCCCGCACCTGCGCTCCGGCGCGCTGCTCCCGCTGATCAGCGAGCGCTTCGGGCTGGACGACGCCGGATCGGCACTGTCCCGGATCGACGACCGGGTGGTGACCGGCAAGGTCGTCCTCGAGGTCTGA
- a CDS encoding BCCT family transporter, giving the protein MTQVEPRADSGSAGSDEGRSRTDWTIFGVGAALALLFVVWGIAAPDSLGSTAETMLEGLMRGGGWGFVLAATAFVAFALFLAFSRFGRIKLGTDDEQPEFRTVSWIAMMFSAGMGIGLMFFGVTEPLSFFTTSTPPGAAEPGTTEAMQVAMATSLFHWTLHPWAIYAVVGLAIAYSTFRKGRRQLISQAFIPLIGHRAAEGPIGKAIDILAIFATLFGSAASLGLGAYQIGGGMQTVGWSDGPVGPGTLAAIIVVLTAAFVLSAVSGVARGIQWLSNTNMVLAGVLALFVFVAGPTVIILDLIPTSIGAYFAQFFDMVGRTEAVGGEPMLAWLSDWTIFYWAWWISWTPFVGMFLARISRGRTIREFVGGVILAPSLVSLVWFCIFGGTAITQSQQGTQFSDDSNVQLFQMLDAYPLATASGILVMILVGIFFVSGADAASIVMGTLSQRGTIEPSRWIVIFWGAVMGAVAVLMLLTGGENALDGIQNLTILVAAPFVIIMVLLCFALFRDLRRDPVVLRELKGAEVIEQAVDWATDRHGDDFFVKVGAFPKDGSDDEDLPNGYANGPGTGPGYTMTEPGEGPVTDGDSDRKDSPVGGD; this is encoded by the coding sequence ATGACACAGGTGGAACCGCGCGCGGATTCCGGCTCTGCCGGATCCGATGAGGGTCGGTCGCGCACCGACTGGACGATCTTCGGGGTGGGCGCGGCACTCGCGCTGCTGTTCGTGGTCTGGGGGATAGCCGCCCCCGACAGCCTCGGCTCGACCGCCGAGACGATGCTCGAGGGCCTGATGCGCGGCGGCGGATGGGGGTTCGTCCTCGCCGCGACAGCGTTCGTGGCGTTCGCACTGTTCCTGGCGTTCAGCCGGTTCGGCCGGATCAAACTCGGCACCGACGACGAACAACCCGAGTTCCGCACCGTGTCCTGGATCGCGATGATGTTCTCCGCCGGGATGGGCATCGGACTGATGTTCTTCGGCGTCACCGAACCCCTGTCGTTCTTCACCACCTCCACCCCACCCGGCGCCGCCGAACCCGGCACCACCGAAGCCATGCAGGTCGCCATGGCCACATCGCTGTTCCACTGGACCCTGCACCCCTGGGCCATCTACGCCGTGGTCGGACTGGCCATCGCCTACTCGACCTTCCGCAAGGGCCGCCGCCAACTGATCAGCCAGGCCTTCATCCCCCTGATCGGACACCGCGCCGCCGAAGGCCCCATCGGCAAGGCCATCGACATCCTCGCGATCTTCGCGACCCTGTTCGGATCCGCCGCCTCACTGGGCCTGGGCGCCTACCAGATCGGCGGCGGCATGCAGACCGTCGGCTGGTCCGATGGCCCCGTCGGACCCGGCACCCTGGCCGCGATCATCGTCGTACTCACCGCCGCCTTCGTGCTCTCCGCGGTCTCCGGCGTCGCCCGCGGCATCCAATGGCTGTCCAACACCAACATGGTCCTGGCCGGCGTACTGGCCCTGTTCGTGTTCGTCGCCGGCCCCACCGTGATCATCCTCGACCTCATCCCCACCTCGATCGGCGCCTACTTCGCCCAGTTCTTCGACATGGTCGGCCGCACCGAAGCCGTCGGCGGCGAACCCATGCTCGCCTGGCTCTCCGACTGGACGATCTTCTACTGGGCCTGGTGGATCTCCTGGACCCCGTTCGTCGGCATGTTCCTCGCCCGCATCTCCCGCGGCCGCACCATCCGCGAATTCGTCGGCGGCGTCATCCTCGCCCCCTCACTGGTCTCCCTGGTCTGGTTCTGCATCTTCGGCGGCACCGCCATCACCCAGTCCCAGCAAGGCACCCAGTTCTCCGACGACTCCAACGTCCAGCTCTTCCAGATGCTCGACGCCTACCCCCTGGCCACCGCCAGCGGCATCCTGGTCATGATCCTGGTCGGCATCTTCTTCGTCTCCGGCGCCGACGCCGCCTCCATCGTGATGGGAACCCTGTCCCAACGCGGCACCATCGAACCCAGCCGCTGGATCGTCATCTTCTGGGGCGCAGTCATGGGCGCCGTCGCCGTACTCATGCTGCTCACCGGCGGCGAGAACGCACTCGACGGCATCCAGAACCTCACCATCCTGGTCGCCGCCCCCTTCGTCATCATCATGGTCCTGCTCTGCTTCGCACTGTTCCGCGACCTCCGCCGCGATCCGGTCGTGCTGCGTGAGCTCAAGGGCGCCGAGGTGATCGAACAGGCCGTGGACTGGGCGACCGACCGGCACGGCGACGACTTCTTCGTCAAGGTCGGCGCCTTCCCCAAGGACGGCTCCGACGACGAGGACTTGCCGAACGGTTACGCCAACGGCCCGGGCACCGGCCCTGGCTACACGATGACCGAGCCCGGGGAGGGCCCGGTCACCGATGGCGACTCCGACCGCAAGGACAGCCCGGTCGGCGGCGACTGA
- a CDS encoding serine hydrolase domain-containing protein, whose product MLPSTQRTLLARVARAQRDGRVPSLVAGVVRDGALAWHAGRGTFPDGAAHDDVQYRIGSITKTVCAITVLRLRDAGVLDLDDRLEQHLPGTPLGDRTLGQLLSHLAGAGSESPGQWWERAPGGSLDELGLGEADRVLPAARRFHYSNLGFGLLGEVVAHTRGTAWAEVAREEVLLPLGMTRTSPRPQDPAAQGRAVHPWAELTLPEPEHDAGAMAPAGQLWCTARDLARLGAFLLGDTGDVLAPATVEEMTLPAGIDASSPIWAGYGLGVQVLRVEGGATLVGHGGSMPGFLAGLWVDREEGTGALAMGNTTSGMDSGLAAGLLADVKAAEPRIVDAWAPEPSPVDPALLGPWFWGPSPYALRAVPGGILHLGGLGRPGRSSRFRPGPDGTWIGLDGYFAGETLRISDDHLWLATFVFTRTPYDPAAPVPGGVDRSGWR is encoded by the coding sequence GTGCTCCCCTCGACCCAGCGCACCCTGCTCGCCCGCGTCGCCCGCGCCCAGCGCGACGGCCGTGTCCCCTCGCTCGTCGCCGGTGTCGTCCGCGACGGTGCGCTGGCCTGGCACGCCGGCCGCGGGACCTTCCCGGACGGTGCGGCGCACGACGACGTCCAGTACCGGATCGGGTCGATCACCAAGACGGTCTGCGCGATCACCGTGCTGCGGCTGCGCGACGCGGGCGTCCTCGATCTCGACGACCGGCTGGAGCAGCACCTGCCCGGTACCCCGCTCGGTGACCGGACGCTCGGCCAGCTGCTCTCGCACCTGGCCGGGGCCGGCTCGGAGAGTCCCGGGCAGTGGTGGGAGCGGGCACCCGGCGGCTCGCTCGACGAGCTCGGCCTCGGCGAGGCCGACCGGGTGCTGCCCGCGGCCCGCCGCTTCCACTACTCCAACCTCGGGTTCGGTCTGCTCGGGGAGGTCGTCGCGCATACCCGCGGTACCGCCTGGGCCGAGGTCGCGCGCGAGGAGGTACTGCTCCCACTCGGGATGACCCGCACCTCACCCCGTCCGCAGGACCCGGCGGCGCAGGGCCGCGCGGTACACCCGTGGGCCGAGCTCACACTGCCCGAGCCGGAGCACGACGCCGGAGCGATGGCCCCGGCCGGGCAGCTCTGGTGCACCGCCCGTGATCTGGCCCGGCTCGGCGCATTCCTGCTCGGCGACACCGGCGATGTGCTGGCCCCCGCCACCGTCGAGGAGATGACGCTGCCCGCGGGCATCGACGCGTCGTCGCCGATCTGGGCGGGCTACGGGCTCGGCGTACAGGTGCTGCGCGTCGAGGGCGGGGCGACGCTGGTCGGTCACGGCGGGTCGATGCCCGGCTTCCTCGCCGGCCTGTGGGTCGACCGCGAGGAGGGCACCGGGGCTCTGGCGATGGGCAACACGACTTCGGGGATGGACTCGGGTCTGGCAGCCGGGCTGCTCGCCGACGTGAAGGCCGCCGAGCCGCGGATCGTGGACGCCTGGGCGCCGGAGCCGTCGCCGGTGGATCCGGCCCTGCTCGGCCCGTGGTTCTGGGGCCCGTCGCCGTACGCGCTGCGGGCGGTCCCCGGCGGGATTCTGCACCTGGGCGGGCTGGGCCGCCCAGGACGATCGTCGCGGTTCCGGCCGGGCCCGGACGGCACCTGGATCGGGCTGGACGGCTACTTCGCCGGTGAAACGCTGCGGATCTCCGACGACCACCTGTGGCTGGCCACCTTCGTCTTCACCCGGACCCCCTACGATCCGGCGGCTCCGGTGCCGGGCGGCGTGGACCGTTCCGGATGGCGATAA
- a CDS encoding Lrp/AsnC family transcriptional regulator yields the protein MHTDDRDGAVDGRDDTGPAAAVRAAPTDLDGHDARLLLALAREPRATVLALAEQVGLSRNTVQARLARLDRLGALDTFERRVDPAVLGYPLTAFVTVRVVQRELAAVADALDRVPEVLEVHGISGAEDLLVHLVARDADDLYRIAGHLLAIEGVERTSTSLVMRSLVGFRTAPLLHRLSRGDR from the coding sequence ATGCACACCGACGACAGGGACGGCGCCGTGGACGGCAGGGACGACACCGGCCCGGCCGCCGCGGTACGCGCGGCACCCACCGATCTCGACGGTCACGACGCACGGCTGCTCCTCGCGCTGGCCCGGGAGCCGCGGGCCACCGTGCTGGCGCTCGCCGAGCAGGTGGGGCTGTCCCGCAACACCGTGCAGGCCCGGCTGGCGCGACTCGACCGGCTCGGCGCGCTGGACACCTTCGAGCGCCGGGTCGATCCCGCGGTGCTGGGCTACCCGCTGACCGCCTTCGTCACGGTGCGGGTGGTGCAGCGAGAGCTGGCCGCGGTCGCCGACGCGCTGGACCGGGTGCCCGAGGTGCTGGAGGTCCACGGCATCTCGGGGGCCGAGGACCTCCTCGTGCACCTGGTCGCCCGCGACGCCGACGACCTGTACCGGATCGCCGGGCACCTGCTCGCCATCGAGGGTGTCGAGCGGACCTCCACGTCGCTGGTGATGCGCTCGCTGGTCGGGTTCCGCACCGCCCCTCTGCTGCACCGGCTGAGCCGGGGCGACCGGTGA